From the Oleiphilus messinensis genome, one window contains:
- a CDS encoding acyl-CoA dehydrogenase C-terminal domain-containing protein yields MAEYIAPLQDIQFILHDILNVERLYQTLGKSDLSRDVIDSILEEGGKYASGVVAPLNRNGDEQGAQFQDGHVTTPDGFVDAYRQFCENGWASMTGPEEYDGQGLPLSVAAPFHEMLMSANLSFRVYSGLTEGAVLALKMHGSEALKGQYLAQLVSGHWAGTMCLTEPQAGTDLALLKTKAQPQADGSFTLTGTKIFISGGEQDMSENIIHLVLARLPDAPQGVRGISLFLVPKLLPDDQGNPGDANQLSCGSIEHKMGIKGAATCVMNFDGAKGWLIGEANKGLACMFTMMNDARFQVGLQGIGIAEMAYQGGIAYAKERLQSRSLSGPKNPDLPADPILVQPDVRRMLLTQRALVEGSRMLAYDLACQIDIEHLATDEATRQQAAQRVALLIPIIKAFGTEMSMEVTNLGVQIYGGHGYIREWGMEQLVRDGRITQLYEGTNGIQALDLVRRKLIADKGAALTHLISEIRAWCQTHGNQPDLQAVSVLNKGFPMVDDKAREWLELSEQIIARAADNPEVIGAVCHDYLYYSSYILLAYYWLKMAVTATERLAAQPESRDFYIAKQDTAAFYIERILPRTLMHRAVILAEPDTLLSLSEQQLVR; encoded by the coding sequence ATGGCTGAGTACATCGCTCCATTGCAGGACATTCAATTTATCTTACATGACATTCTCAATGTTGAGCGACTGTATCAAACATTGGGCAAGAGCGACTTATCTCGTGATGTAATCGACTCGATTCTGGAAGAAGGCGGGAAATATGCTTCGGGTGTTGTTGCACCGCTTAACCGCAATGGCGATGAACAAGGCGCACAATTTCAGGATGGTCATGTTACCACTCCGGATGGTTTCGTTGATGCCTATCGGCAGTTCTGCGAAAACGGCTGGGCATCGATGACCGGGCCGGAGGAATACGATGGGCAAGGCCTGCCCTTGTCAGTCGCAGCACCATTCCACGAGATGTTGATGTCGGCGAATTTATCATTCAGAGTCTATTCAGGCCTGACAGAAGGCGCTGTACTGGCGTTAAAAATGCACGGCTCAGAAGCATTGAAAGGGCAATATCTCGCTCAGTTGGTTTCAGGCCATTGGGCAGGCACAATGTGTCTTACCGAACCGCAAGCCGGAACAGACCTGGCACTGCTAAAAACAAAGGCTCAACCTCAGGCTGACGGGAGTTTTACCCTGACCGGCACCAAAATATTCATCAGTGGTGGCGAGCAGGATATGAGTGAAAACATTATCCACCTCGTATTGGCCAGATTACCGGACGCGCCGCAAGGTGTAAGGGGGATCAGTCTGTTTTTGGTGCCCAAACTGCTGCCGGATGATCAGGGTAACCCCGGAGATGCCAATCAACTCAGTTGCGGTTCCATCGAACATAAAATGGGGATCAAAGGTGCAGCCACCTGTGTCATGAATTTCGATGGAGCCAAAGGCTGGTTGATAGGTGAAGCCAACAAAGGACTGGCCTGCATGTTCACCATGATGAACGACGCCCGATTCCAGGTGGGCCTGCAAGGTATTGGTATCGCCGAGATGGCCTATCAGGGTGGAATTGCTTACGCGAAAGAGCGATTGCAGTCACGCTCACTGTCCGGCCCGAAAAACCCTGACCTCCCTGCCGATCCGATATTGGTGCAGCCCGATGTGCGGCGCATGCTGCTAACCCAGAGGGCTCTGGTTGAAGGTAGCCGGATGCTGGCCTACGATCTTGCCTGTCAGATTGATATTGAGCATCTCGCCACCGACGAAGCGACCCGTCAACAAGCGGCTCAACGCGTCGCTTTACTCATTCCAATCATTAAAGCCTTCGGTACGGAAATGAGTATGGAGGTCACTAACCTCGGTGTCCAGATTTATGGTGGGCACGGGTATATACGAGAATGGGGAATGGAGCAGTTGGTGCGGGATGGCCGCATCACTCAACTCTATGAAGGCACAAACGGGATTCAGGCTCTGGATCTGGTTAGACGCAAACTAATTGCCGACAAAGGCGCAGCGCTAACCCACCTGATCTCAGAAATAAGAGCCTGGTGCCAGACCCATGGAAACCAGCCTGATTTGCAAGCAGTATCCGTTTTAAACAAGGGATTCCCCATGGTTGATGACAAAGCCCGGGAATGGCTGGAATTAAGTGAGCAAATTATCGCCCGAGCTGCTGATAACCCTGAAGTGATTGGTGCGGTTTGCCACGACTACCTGTACTACTCTTCTTATATTTTACTGGCTTATTATTGGTTGAAAATGGCGGTAACCGCCACAGAGAGACTCGCTGCACAACCCGAAAGCAGGGATTTCTATATCGCCAAACAGGACACTGCGGCATTCTACATCGAGCGGATTCTGCCAAGAACCCTGATGCACAGAGCCGTTATTCTGGCAGAGCCGGATACCCTCCTGAGTCTTTCAGAGCAGCAATTGGTGCGTTAA
- a CDS encoding sporulation protein, giving the protein MFKKLFASVGIGSATVDTVLETEQLYPGQPFNVVVNAKGGNVAQEIEGLKLALMTRVKYENDEHEGYTGQVIASWHLEDCAEIQPGEELSLPMELVLHPETPVTAIEGVQNECRVWLQTGLEIDCGVDASDLDYIDVLPPPALEAFLVAMTNCGYGLVKMDAEQGTANAGSVQTTIGCYQEFEFRPFEGTGLFGINEIEATFIPDGDSITVLIEIDRHFGGDSYKTLTFPADLDDEAEMTSRLRALF; this is encoded by the coding sequence ATGTTTAAAAAACTATTTGCTTCTGTTGGAATTGGCTCAGCGACGGTTGACACTGTGCTGGAAACCGAACAACTCTATCCTGGCCAGCCGTTCAATGTTGTCGTTAACGCAAAAGGCGGTAACGTTGCCCAGGAAATCGAGGGCTTAAAGCTGGCCTTGATGACCCGCGTAAAATACGAAAATGATGAGCATGAGGGCTATACCGGACAAGTTATCGCCAGCTGGCACCTCGAAGACTGTGCTGAAATTCAACCGGGCGAAGAGCTCTCATTGCCCATGGAATTGGTGCTGCATCCGGAAACACCTGTAACGGCCATAGAGGGTGTACAAAACGAATGCCGCGTGTGGCTCCAAACCGGGCTGGAAATCGACTGTGGCGTGGATGCCTCCGATCTCGATTATATCGACGTTCTGCCACCGCCCGCACTCGAAGCGTTTTTGGTTGCAATGACCAACTGCGGCTATGGCTTGGTGAAGATGGATGCCGAACAAGGTACTGCTAATGCGGGCTCAGTCCAAACCACCATTGGCTGTTACCAGGAATTCGAGTTTCGCCCGTTTGAGGGCACGGGGCTGTTTGGAATTAATGAAATTGAAGCCACATTTATTCCAGATGGTGACAGCATCACCGTACTCATCGAGATAGATCGCCATTTTGGTGGCGACAGTTATAAAACATTGACATTCCCTGCAGACCTAGACGATGAAGCGGAAATGACCTCTCGATTACGTGCACTCTTCTAA
- a CDS encoding flavodoxin family protein yields the protein MKILMILIVLFVIAIVSVLIGVAQIEKQQARANQKILKDQSSERGAQNKVVVVVFSRSGNTAVLGRDIATRHGGNFIRLQAEDYEPGLVGLSRALMDARGNVATIIPKTVDLSPYDTIYLGSPIWLYSPSPPIWEFVNNNSFTGKRVVLFNSFNSKFEQRFINEFEQLVKDKGAVTFEHRFVKRGRMLDQISTEELLERYKSTYDSNEQRK from the coding sequence ATGAAAATACTTATGATCCTTATTGTTTTATTCGTGATTGCTATTGTCTCAGTTTTGATTGGGGTGGCCCAGATCGAAAAGCAGCAGGCACGAGCGAATCAAAAGATCTTGAAAGATCAAAGTAGCGAGCGCGGAGCGCAGAATAAAGTGGTCGTGGTCGTGTTCTCCAGATCGGGAAATACAGCAGTTCTGGGCAGGGATATCGCCACAAGGCACGGCGGTAACTTCATTCGTCTTCAAGCCGAAGATTACGAACCAGGCCTCGTTGGGCTATCACGCGCCTTAATGGATGCTCGGGGCAATGTCGCCACAATTATACCTAAGACCGTAGATTTGAGCCCCTATGACACCATATACCTTGGCTCACCGATTTGGCTATATAGCCCATCGCCTCCTATCTGGGAGTTTGTAAACAACAATTCTTTTACCGGGAAACGCGTGGTGCTATTCAACAGCTTTAACAGCAAATTTGAACAGCGCTTTATCAATGAGTTTGAGCAATTAGTAAAAGATAAGGGCGCTGTGACATTTGAGCATCGGTTCGTCAAGCGAGGACGAATGCTCGACCAGATAAGTACCGAAGAACTGCTTGAGCGATACAAGTCAACGTATGACTCGAACGAACAGCGCAAATAA
- a CDS encoding AraC family transcriptional regulator: MKKPSDSMTKIEASAVVESLRKRLMEIATQDGDFLTEGSAISIHRRSLPTEDIPCIYGMGLALTVSGHKQVTLGKEVFEYRAGEALLASVDLPVVSRVIEASKTKPYLGVMVKLDPHLVVQVVNQLGIPPKPKQNSVVGLAHGQLDTPMINAVSRLVDILDEPKIAPVVAPLIQQEIIARLLVSRHGPNLIHLHASASPSRQIAKSMAWLKVNYPSSVRIEDLAEQAHMSPTTFRQHFRLVSGMSPLQYLKNIRLQEARQRMLNEGLDAGEAGLQVGYESVSQFSREYARLFGMPPARDIKHLQAQA; this comes from the coding sequence ATGAAAAAGCCGTCTGATTCAATGACAAAGATTGAAGCCTCCGCAGTCGTGGAATCGTTACGAAAGCGACTAATGGAAATAGCCACCCAAGACGGAGATTTCCTCACGGAAGGATCAGCGATTTCAATTCACCGCCGAAGCCTGCCAACAGAGGATATTCCCTGCATTTATGGAATGGGGCTTGCGCTGACGGTATCAGGACACAAGCAGGTCACATTGGGCAAAGAAGTTTTTGAATACCGGGCGGGAGAGGCCTTACTCGCATCAGTGGATCTACCCGTGGTATCTCGCGTCATTGAGGCCAGTAAGACTAAACCCTATCTTGGCGTTATGGTAAAGCTGGATCCTCATCTTGTGGTTCAGGTCGTCAATCAACTCGGCATCCCGCCAAAACCAAAACAAAATAGCGTGGTCGGCCTGGCCCATGGACAACTGGACACGCCTATGATCAATGCTGTGAGCAGGCTGGTTGATATCCTCGATGAACCCAAAATTGCCCCGGTTGTCGCGCCATTAATACAGCAGGAAATTATTGCTCGCTTACTGGTCAGTCGCCACGGGCCCAACCTTATTCATCTGCACGCGAGCGCCTCCCCAAGCCGCCAGATCGCGAAAAGCATGGCTTGGCTTAAAGTGAACTACCCAAGTTCTGTACGAATCGAGGATTTGGCAGAGCAAGCTCATATGAGCCCCACAACGTTTAGACAGCACTTTCGACTGGTGTCTGGAATGAGTCCTTTGCAGTACCTGAAAAATATTCGACTGCAAGAGGCAAGACAAAGGATGCTAAACGAGGGGTTGGATGCGGGTGAAGCCGGACTTCAAGTGGGGTATGAAAGCGTCTCGCAATTTTCCCGAGAATACGCCAGACTATTTGGCATGCCCCCAGCTCGCGACATCAAACACCTCCAGGCTCAGGCATAG
- a CDS encoding alpha/beta hydrolase, protein MMKKVSINNMNGQGITLSAVLNFPEGFDRSEQYPAIVVSHPGGGVKEQTAGTYAKKLAEQGFVTVAFDASYQGESTGEPRQLENPHVRTEDVSAVIDYLTTLTYVDNSRIGAMGICAGAGYTANAAINDRRIKSVGTVSMVNIGQMFRNGWDNNIPDAEAIPFIQAGSDSRTSDAAGNDIATIPMAPLNEEDAPNEELRQAWEYYHTKRAEYCTAPGFATARSLNQIISYDAFHKAEAFLTQPLLTVVGSNAGSKWMSDDLMQRAASTDKAMHVVQGANHMDLYDGEAEITEAISVLDPFFKRTL, encoded by the coding sequence ATGATGAAAAAAGTCAGCATCAATAACATGAATGGTCAAGGTATCACATTGTCAGCTGTTCTCAACTTTCCAGAAGGGTTTGATAGAAGTGAACAATATCCTGCAATTGTGGTATCTCACCCTGGCGGTGGCGTAAAAGAGCAAACTGCAGGCACTTATGCTAAAAAACTCGCTGAGCAGGGTTTTGTGACCGTAGCCTTTGATGCCTCCTATCAGGGTGAGAGCACTGGCGAACCGCGGCAACTGGAAAACCCGCACGTGCGCACTGAAGATGTGAGCGCAGTAATTGATTATCTCACGACATTAACGTACGTGGATAACAGTCGTATTGGTGCCATGGGAATCTGTGCGGGCGCAGGGTACACCGCTAATGCCGCGATCAATGATCGTCGTATCAAATCGGTTGGTACTGTCAGCATGGTTAACATCGGTCAAATGTTTCGTAATGGTTGGGACAACAACATCCCGGATGCTGAGGCGATTCCATTTATTCAGGCGGGCTCTGATTCCAGAACGTCTGACGCTGCTGGAAATGATATTGCAACTATCCCCATGGCACCATTGAATGAAGAGGATGCACCCAATGAAGAGCTTCGACAGGCTTGGGAGTACTACCATACCAAACGCGCTGAATATTGCACAGCACCGGGCTTTGCAACGGCTCGTAGTTTGAACCAGATTATTTCTTACGATGCCTTCCATAAAGCAGAAGCATTTTTGACTCAACCACTTCTGACCGTTGTTGGCAGCAACGCGGGAAGCAAATGGATGAGTGATGATTTAATGCAACGTGCGGCGTCTACAGATAAAGCGATGCACGTTGTTCAGGGAGCCAATCACATGGATCTCTACGATGGTGAAGCTGAAATAACAGAAGCCATCAGCGTACTGGACCCATTCTTCAAACGTACACTATAA
- a CDS encoding alpha/beta hydrolase, with protein MKKVNFRNKDMAWDISALILYPPGFNEASQYPTIVSVHPFGSCKEQTSSATYGKALAEAGFVVIAYDASFQGESGGEPRYIEDPSQRVEDISRVIDYAVTLPYVDADRIAGIGICGGGGYIFSAALTEKRLKAVVGITPVNLGRLFREGFSQYNPVAALEAMAAQRTIEARGGEMQVNELLPATPQVATENGLTERDVFEATDYYKTPRGQQPGGATRMLFSHAQKTLSWDAFAYAETLMTQPVMAVVGQKIGAFGGYRDGHEIYGRSIASKDRQLVELEEWSHYDLYDKAQPVSAAMEQIVPFFNKHLS; from the coding sequence ATGAAAAAAGTAAATTTCAGAAACAAAGACATGGCATGGGATATCTCAGCGCTTATTTTATATCCTCCCGGATTTAATGAAGCCAGTCAGTATCCAACAATTGTGAGTGTACATCCATTTGGGAGCTGTAAAGAGCAAACATCGAGCGCGACCTATGGAAAAGCTCTGGCTGAGGCAGGCTTTGTCGTAATCGCATATGATGCGAGCTTCCAAGGTGAATCTGGCGGTGAACCTCGTTATATTGAAGATCCTTCTCAGCGTGTAGAAGATATCAGCCGGGTAATCGACTACGCAGTAACACTTCCATACGTTGATGCGGATCGTATAGCGGGTATCGGGATTTGCGGTGGCGGTGGTTACATCTTCAGTGCCGCTCTGACAGAAAAACGTCTCAAGGCAGTGGTTGGGATTACCCCGGTCAATTTAGGTCGCCTGTTCCGTGAAGGATTTAGCCAGTACAACCCTGTTGCCGCGTTGGAAGCGATGGCTGCCCAGCGCACTATCGAAGCCCGTGGTGGTGAAATGCAGGTCAATGAATTGTTGCCAGCCACTCCACAAGTTGCCACGGAAAATGGTCTGACCGAGCGAGATGTATTTGAAGCAACAGACTACTACAAAACCCCCCGTGGCCAGCAACCCGGTGGCGCTACCAGAATGTTGTTCTCTCATGCTCAAAAAACACTGAGTTGGGATGCATTTGCCTATGCAGAAACATTGATGACACAGCCTGTAATGGCTGTAGTTGGCCAAAAAATAGGTGCATTTGGCGGGTATCGCGACGGACATGAAATTTATGGTCGTTCCATCGCCTCAAAAGATCGCCAATTGGTTGAGTTGGAAGAATGGTCCCACTATGACCTTTATGACAAGGCTCAGCCTGTCAGTGCCGCGATGGAACAAATCGTGCCTTTCTTTAATAAGCACCTGAGTTAA
- a CDS encoding NifB/NifX family molybdenum-iron cluster-binding protein, translating to MCLHQWPCVARLRGRVKQTQHQSRNHHHPDDRNLLRVILIENCNVIYVVSAGEPAAAKVIRTGVHPITELNSGEARTVLSKLQTIMGKNLPAWLAKFLGQSPLDRIRCQALMEEEAE from the coding sequence GTGTGTCTCCATCAATGGCCTTGCGTTGCCCGACTGCGTGGAAGAGTTAAGCAAACGCAACATCAATCACGTAACCATCACCATCCCGATGATCGAAACCTGCTTCGGGTAATTTTGATTGAGAATTGCAACGTGATCTACGTGGTGTCTGCAGGCGAACCTGCAGCCGCAAAGGTAATCCGTACCGGAGTTCATCCAATTACAGAGCTTAATAGTGGCGAAGCACGCACTGTATTATCAAAGCTGCAGACGATTATGGGCAAAAATCTGCCAGCATGGCTGGCAAAATTTCTGGGACAGAGTCCGCTGGATCGAATCCGTTGTCAGGCGCTCATGGAAGAAGAAGCTGAATAA
- a CDS encoding DUF3817 domain-containing protein: MLKLFRILSVLEGGSYLVILSVTMGVISRDFVFMLGMTHGVLFIAYLMLSLLVSNKQGWSLFVWLGLFLASIVPLAFLPVEWFLRKEAENTAAVAAPA; encoded by the coding sequence GTGCTTAAACTTTTCCGCATATTGAGTGTACTTGAAGGGGGCTCGTATCTGGTAATATTGAGCGTAACGATGGGCGTTATTAGCCGCGATTTTGTCTTTATGCTTGGGATGACCCATGGTGTGTTGTTTATCGCTTATCTAATGTTGTCGTTACTGGTTAGCAACAAACAAGGCTGGTCGTTGTTTGTCTGGCTTGGGCTCTTCCTGGCCTCGATTGTTCCGTTAGCATTTTTGCCAGTTGAATGGTTTCTGCGTAAAGAAGCCGAAAATACCGCTGCTGTAGCAGCCCCTGCCTGA
- a CDS encoding esterase/lipase family protein, with translation MTPCTKTSSGSSYRFSKFNKQIAAATLCICITTVTSQSVSAANDHTAPETRKNDYPTVLLHGFFGWGRDEMQGFKHFGGFNDIQESLKAHGYHTVTPAVGPLSSNWDRACELYAQLTGSIVDYGAAHAKAHRHARFGPDYRNHEAYIPGLNEGNQKVNILAHSQGAQTARLLIALLENGNQDEINSGVSDLSPLFSGEGRNWVHALTTLAGAHDGSPLAHNANKNKDLNNIIEMLVNVVNIMGGDAVFDLKLDQFGLAPRAEGENLRDYLDRSLNSFLDEHSTDTAFYDLSSDGAARLNGKTNAVDSVYYFSWANESSTPSWFTGKHYPELGTNLFLVPMVSQIGQYQDTESDYPITESWWENDGITSTRGMPGPINNSIDTVVPYSGTIYKGVWNFMGTRHGYDHWDMIGLLDIKHSPAQNDIIPFYVNAAQFMASTPE, from the coding sequence ATGACACCTTGCACTAAAACCTCCTCAGGTTCATCCTATCGATTTTCAAAATTCAACAAACAGATCGCGGCTGCAACCCTTTGTATTTGCATTACGACCGTCACCAGCCAGAGCGTGTCGGCAGCGAATGACCATACGGCACCTGAAACACGCAAAAACGATTACCCAACCGTACTACTGCACGGTTTTTTCGGCTGGGGTCGCGATGAAATGCAGGGATTCAAACATTTTGGTGGTTTTAATGACATTCAAGAGTCCTTGAAGGCCCACGGATATCATACCGTTACACCCGCGGTAGGCCCGCTTTCCAGCAATTGGGATCGGGCCTGTGAGTTATACGCGCAATTAACCGGGAGTATTGTAGACTATGGCGCGGCCCACGCAAAAGCACACCGACACGCCCGTTTCGGACCGGACTACCGGAACCACGAAGCCTATATTCCGGGCTTAAATGAGGGCAATCAAAAAGTAAATATATTGGCGCATAGCCAAGGCGCTCAAACTGCACGCCTTTTAATCGCTTTGCTGGAAAATGGAAATCAGGATGAAATTAACTCCGGTGTTTCGGATCTGTCACCGCTATTTTCAGGCGAAGGACGGAACTGGGTACACGCACTGACAACCCTAGCCGGTGCGCATGATGGTTCACCGCTCGCTCACAATGCAAATAAAAATAAAGACCTCAACAACATCATTGAGATGCTGGTCAATGTGGTAAATATCATGGGGGGAGACGCGGTTTTTGACCTGAAACTTGATCAATTTGGACTTGCTCCGCGGGCCGAGGGCGAAAATCTGAGAGACTACCTGGATCGGAGTTTAAACAGTTTTCTGGACGAGCATAGTACCGATACCGCTTTCTATGACCTGTCTTCTGACGGCGCTGCACGACTAAACGGAAAGACGAATGCGGTCGACTCGGTCTATTACTTCTCCTGGGCAAATGAATCCAGTACCCCAAGCTGGTTCACAGGCAAGCATTACCCGGAATTGGGTACCAACCTTTTTCTGGTACCGATGGTTTCGCAGATTGGTCAGTACCAGGATACCGAGTCTGACTACCCGATCACCGAGTCCTGGTGGGAAAATGACGGGATTACCTCGACCCGTGGCATGCCGGGCCCAATAAACAACTCCATCGACACGGTGGTGCCCTATTCGGGCACAATTTACAAAGGAGTGTGGAACTTCATGGGAACCCGGCACGGGTATGACCACTGGGACATGATCGGCCTACTGGACATCAAGCACAGTCCGGCCCAAAACGACATTATTCCGTTTTATGTCAATGCCGCGCAATTTATGGCTAGCACGCCTGAATAA
- a CDS encoding rhodanese-like domain-containing protein, producing the protein MDQIEFYKAKLQYETDSWDLSEALKRGDAVVVIDARAPEAYAAEHIPTALNIPHRTMSEATTGDLDPNVRYVTYCDGIGCNASTKGALKMAELGFQVQELLGGLDWWRRDGYETHGANGQPGTIINCGC; encoded by the coding sequence ATGGATCAAATTGAGTTCTACAAAGCAAAACTACAGTACGAAACGGATTCCTGGGATTTGAGTGAAGCGCTGAAACGTGGTGATGCTGTTGTGGTTATTGATGCCCGAGCGCCAGAAGCCTATGCCGCAGAGCATATACCCACCGCATTAAACATACCACATCGCACGATGAGCGAGGCCACCACAGGTGATCTCGACCCAAACGTTCGGTATGTCACCTACTGTGATGGCATCGGTTGCAACGCTTCGACCAAAGGTGCATTGAAAATGGCCGAGCTGGGGTTTCAGGTTCAAGAACTGTTGGGTGGGCTCGACTGGTGGCGACGAGACGGATATGAAACCCACGGCGCAAACGGACAGCCTGGCACAATTATCAACTGCGGGTGTTAG
- a CDS encoding DUF2750 domain-containing protein — protein sequence MSDTELEALVSMSCDERYDYSVGEIVDQKELWILVNGDNQFLKLYAEDEDFEYVPVWPTEALARNYAKDESELQPKGITLPIFLKKWVTGLQNDGLELGIFPAPDGTVWITDVHEFKQDLQDEMSNF from the coding sequence ATGAGCGATACAGAATTAGAAGCCCTTGTCAGCATGAGTTGTGATGAACGTTACGACTATAGCGTAGGGGAAATCGTCGACCAAAAAGAACTCTGGATACTGGTCAATGGTGACAACCAGTTTTTAAAACTGTACGCCGAAGATGAAGACTTCGAATACGTCCCGGTATGGCCCACAGAAGCCTTGGCGCGCAACTACGCTAAAGATGAGTCAGAACTCCAACCCAAGGGCATCACCTTGCCCATATTCTTGAAAAAATGGGTCACCGGCTTACAAAACGACGGCCTCGAACTCGGTATATTCCCCGCACCAGACGGTACCGTCTGGATCACTGACGTGCATGAGTTCAAACAGGATTTACAGGACGAAATGTCGAATTTTTGA
- a CDS encoding alpha/beta hydrolase, whose amino-acid sequence MKRTNDIKLMKFKLKTLLASLLTCILTACSTSFEKLLFATVDHPQEPTKRGYVIKDVSFENAGDGIRINGELTYPTDKNIIASVVLISGHEAGKPPATKDDIITGHKYFLTLSHLLTERGYAVLRYDNRGVGKSGGDYKHATDWEFAADAAAALTWLQTKSGLPKTKTGFIGHSQGGIKAVLAAKWATPDFIVSLAGIGAEPLEQALIRQNQDIMRAKGAKASEIERVGKELADLFRIVKTAKNVTSARERIKDYAVSAGMKSESDIKKIQNLFATPWWQTALQMDFNTLLKAHNGPILALFGSQDLLVSATANHHPTKALLTNVQSKVKTFDGLNHLFQTALAGKGPDEYWQIETTIEPAVIDEIDHWIRGL is encoded by the coding sequence ATGAAGCGGACAAATGATATCAAGCTGATGAAGTTTAAATTGAAAACGCTGCTCGCGTCACTCCTCACCTGTATACTGACGGCATGTTCAACCTCATTTGAGAAGCTGCTGTTCGCTACGGTAGATCACCCGCAAGAACCGACAAAACGGGGCTACGTTATTAAGGATGTCTCTTTCGAGAACGCTGGAGACGGCATCAGAATTAATGGCGAGTTAACGTACCCGACCGACAAAAACATCATCGCATCGGTCGTATTAATCAGCGGCCATGAGGCGGGTAAACCGCCCGCAACTAAAGACGACATCATTACCGGACACAAATACTTCTTGACGCTATCACATTTACTAACCGAGCGAGGCTATGCAGTACTGCGATACGACAATCGCGGGGTCGGTAAAAGCGGTGGAGACTACAAACACGCAACCGACTGGGAGTTCGCGGCAGATGCTGCCGCCGCACTGACCTGGCTACAAACTAAGTCAGGCTTGCCGAAAACTAAAACCGGATTTATCGGCCACTCTCAAGGCGGGATAAAAGCAGTGCTTGCGGCAAAATGGGCCACACCTGATTTTATTGTCTCACTGGCAGGCATTGGCGCGGAACCGCTAGAACAAGCCCTAATCCGCCAAAACCAGGATATTATGAGAGCCAAAGGCGCCAAAGCGTCAGAAATCGAACGAGTGGGTAAAGAGCTGGCAGACTTGTTCCGTATCGTCAAAACCGCAAAAAACGTAACCAGCGCGCGGGAGCGTATAAAAGACTACGCCGTTTCAGCAGGAATGAAAAGCGAGTCCGATATCAAAAAAATCCAGAACCTGTTTGCAACACCCTGGTGGCAAACTGCATTGCAAATGGATTTCAATACCCTACTGAAAGCCCACAATGGGCCCATCCTTGCTTTGTTTGGCAGCCAGGATCTGTTGGTGTCCGCCACAGCGAACCATCACCCCACCAAAGCACTGTTAACCAACGTACAATCAAAGGTCAAAACATTTGACGGCCTCAATCACCTGTTTCAAACTGCTCTGGCGGGTAAAGGGCCTGATGAATACTGGCAGATTGAAACCACGATTGAACCAGCAGTGATAGATGAGATTGATCACTGGATTCGGGGGTTATAG
- a CDS encoding TetR/AcrR family transcriptional regulator, which produces MTDARIKKSNHALMESSVKLLLVNPQATMSEVAVAAGVGRATLYRHYPTKLSLIEALAETCVQELDAACAHIEAEAQSATQAIELLFSAMAPQAEKLKVLALLDQYDSPRLKQIQSKQDQEILELIEWLKQEKAVDNNVPNDWLLILIDNLIYSSWILMGKGFAADVAASLALRTFLSGVGTR; this is translated from the coding sequence ATGACTGACGCTAGAATTAAAAAATCGAACCATGCGCTAATGGAATCAAGCGTAAAGCTTTTGCTTGTTAATCCACAGGCAACGATGAGTGAAGTTGCCGTTGCGGCTGGTGTTGGCAGGGCTACGCTCTATCGCCATTACCCTACCAAGCTGTCCTTGATCGAGGCGCTGGCTGAAACCTGCGTTCAGGAACTTGATGCCGCTTGTGCCCATATCGAAGCAGAAGCGCAAAGTGCGACACAAGCGATTGAATTGTTGTTTAGCGCAATGGCTCCACAAGCCGAAAAACTGAAAGTACTGGCACTCCTGGATCAATATGACTCGCCCCGACTCAAGCAAATACAGTCAAAACAGGATCAGGAAATATTGGAACTTATCGAATGGCTCAAGCAGGAGAAGGCCGTAGATAACAACGTACCGAACGACTGGCTGCTGATCCTGATCGATAACCTGATCTACAGCAGCTGGATTTTGATGGGAAAGGGGTTCGCAGCCGATGTTGCGGCAAGTTTGGCACTGAGGACGTTTTTGAGTGGTGTGGGTACGAGGTGA